From Rutidosis leptorrhynchoides isolate AG116_Rl617_1_P2 chromosome 3, CSIRO_AGI_Rlap_v1, whole genome shotgun sequence, a single genomic window includes:
- the LOC139898704 gene encoding uncharacterized protein isoform X1, producing MTSSGSAPCIATHSCATYCCNYRLDGDKKPTKEANAQLVSSFNTKQERIRPKRVYEGIRDYIRSNKKDKEHSLISEKSKLKYRVCSYFDGGKLRCVSVQISYGDIKRGGWMVHSLKLQATV from the exons ATGACATCCTCTGGATCAGCACCTTGCATAGCCACCCATAGTTGTGCAACCTACTGTTGC AATTACCGTCTTGATGGAGATAAAAAGCCAACCAAAGAAGCAAATGCACAATTGGTTTCAAGTTTCAACACCAAACAAGAAAGGATCAGACCTAAGCGGGTTTACGAAGGCATCAGGGATTACATCCGGTCTAATAAGAAAGATAAAGAACATTCTCTAATATCTGAAAAG AGTAAACTGAAGTACAGAGTATGTAGTTACTTTGATGGTGGTAAGTTAAGATGTGTAAGTGTACAAATAAGTTACGGAGATATTAAAAGAGGTGGATGGATGGTTCACTCTCTCAAACTACAAGCTACTGTTTGA
- the LOC139898704 gene encoding uncharacterized protein isoform X2, with protein sequence MTSSGSAPCIATHSCATYCCNYRLDGDKKPTKEANAQLVSSFNTKQERIRPKRVYEGIRDYIRSNKKDKEHSLISEKIKFYFLCSNRVN encoded by the exons ATGACATCCTCTGGATCAGCACCTTGCATAGCCACCCATAGTTGTGCAACCTACTGTTGC AATTACCGTCTTGATGGAGATAAAAAGCCAACCAAAGAAGCAAATGCACAATTGGTTTCAAGTTTCAACACCAAACAAGAAAGGATCAGACCTAAGCGGGTTTACGAAGGCATCAGGGATTACATCCGGTCTAATAAGAAAGATAAAGAACATTCTCTAATATCTGAAAAG ATCAAATTCTATTTCTTGTGCTCCAACAGAGTAAACTGA